The Calditrichota bacterium genome includes a window with the following:
- a CDS encoding CHAT domain-containing protein — HQLLQPFKDVKEGRIKNFADIYFDLKLAQKLYDTIFKPIKPYLKNNKQLIIIPDDVLYYLPFEVLVTQIEKKKFDRKIIFSHYQNGHFLVEQYSMSYAPSATVLEPDLLERRQRPENERLLAFGNPDFGRATEMAIQKNGDQGSDLFSLLFRSSRGLIFSPLPKTEQEIKSIVKIIQPSVYYLEQDAKEETFKQEASKYSIIHLATHCIVDETQPMYSRIVFAQDNDPSEDGFLNTYEVFNLKLNAGLVNLSACETGLGKLSRGEGIIGLTHAFMYAGASSVLVSLWSVSESTADLMKYFYLNLKSGMSKSQSLQQAKLKMIKTAGRFKNGQRLSFANPFLWAPFVLVGEWE, encoded by the coding sequence TCACCAACTGCTTCAGCCTTTCAAAGATGTCAAAGAAGGGCGGATCAAAAATTTTGCCGACATCTATTTTGATCTTAAACTTGCACAAAAATTGTATGACACAATTTTTAAACCGATTAAACCGTACTTAAAAAACAACAAGCAGCTTATTATTATTCCTGATGATGTATTGTACTATCTACCGTTTGAAGTATTGGTAACTCAAATTGAGAAGAAGAAATTTGACAGGAAAATAATTTTTTCTCATTATCAAAATGGTCATTTTTTAGTCGAGCAATACAGCATGAGCTACGCGCCTTCAGCGACTGTTCTTGAGCCTGATTTATTAGAGCGACGACAGCGTCCAGAAAATGAACGATTACTGGCATTTGGAAATCCTGATTTTGGCAGGGCAACTGAAATGGCGATACAAAAGAATGGAGATCAGGGGAGTGATTTATTTAGTTTGTTGTTCCGCTCCAGTCGGGGTTTGATTTTTAGCCCGTTGCCAAAAACAGAGCAGGAAATTAAATCTATCGTCAAAATAATTCAGCCATCGGTTTACTATCTGGAGCAGGATGCCAAAGAGGAAACGTTCAAGCAGGAAGCCAGCAAGTATTCAATTATTCATCTTGCCACGCACTGCATTGTTGATGAAACTCAGCCTATGTATTCTCGAATTGTATTTGCCCAGGACAACGATCCTAGCGAAGACGGTTTTTTAAATACTTACGAAGTTTTTAATTTAAAGCTCAATGCTGGCCTGGTTAACTTAAGCGCCTGCGAAACTGGGTTAGGTAAATTAAGCCGGGGCGAGGGAATTATTGGTTTGACTCACGCTTTCATGTACGCCGGGGCATCTTCAGTGTTGGTGAGCTTGTGGAGCGTTTCTGAATCCACTGCTGATTTAATGAAATATTTTTATCTCAATTTGAAATCAGGCATGAGCAAATCTCAAAGCTTGCAGCAAGCAAAATTGAAAATGATAAAAACGGCCGGTAGATTTAAGAACGGTCAGAGACTTTCTTTTGCTAATCCGTTTTTATGGGCTCCGTTTGTGTTGGTGGGAGAATGGGAATAA